From Vanrija pseudolonga chromosome 1, complete sequence, a single genomic window includes:
- the NOG2 gene encoding Nucleolar GTP-binding protein 2, which produces MSSKVPASATTTGTSKSAAKKRAKKAAKAALATSNQTSAAVAGQDSSTAHFPSASAALDAKFVYTPGAYPDPASHDGASAFYEETDLPTPATVGVHGGPTPDQFSFASYAFGDRNIVPQTNGSPFGGLSQSINITHEDLLETANELWKRMGETAYGEDDPYWSSLPTHVRQFIREAIPFNGLSNSSTDPQATQKDLYAMAQRIVHAASQGMGLQGMGTNLLSQVNGRANLPSSIAEDLGFHRHPDAVGRPEDDFDDDEDFDEEPEPGYAMPNGDAPKKKNKKKKKKGAQVTEPPPTSLPPPAVKQSPRQPVPPQPPVHQPALNPPPPPMTPAPSHPPPSSRAAGKQPMTHAPATANPPARSVRAAGKAPVSATAHHTHAHHNHAHPPPAKAVNKGKAAATAQPAKIWTTASPEERDNITQFWLGLSEDDRRDLLRVEKDAVLRRMKDQQRHSCGCAVCGRKKINIEMELDTLYDHYYNELERYTTHQRAAITNLDCPPPPGAGPFPGSVELDPSGQLLKLDNLAPTSNQQPSLDESDEYDDEEEYDDEEELDDDDIASEDAEDYPPRKAPSKTQAPKADGDDFFGFGSSLATIKGVITVADDMLKNDGAKFLEMMEQLAAKRASREDINVRDLQEETDEDDDEDDNISESQRDEDGKRMFSIFAARMFEQRVLQSYRERVAKEREEQLLRELEMEEEGKRAKEEKKAKEAQRKKDKKRLQKQRQDEEKATREAALAEEQRLAKLKHEEEAKERLRKQEEERARREAVKRAAQEEAARKEAERRRRQDEERAREEEAARKKREREDKIKKEREAREREAKEKERRDKEEKERIAKEKAEKERAAKEARDKADKERAAKLEEERQEKQRRDEAARRERDAVEQKKIIAAQQAAREKAAADKAAADKAAADKAAAAARPPTGPAAMRGKSATTAPPPPRNGPTPTSTTPALHPSPPTPSSSRPALVRPPPKTPQPFYTQPVPAMAYGARSAGGPSGTPFVQTYGRPPFPSQSPVFAAPTPNGQGLLPPGSLTTSPNAGSRGFGAPGGPDGGFDLAGPSLGVGYPGAKGTMPNRVSSADDPFRAPGGPAPIGQRVASQPPSLYGDGLEPDAFHQSQLDPIAPIGRRPTFDQSVGGPAQSSGSAGSSALRSPSPAQPDQVFGSAALGDDDEIVQPAARRAPPPGIPAAPGASWGKIPPPPAPGAGRWSAAPPSIWGMDGPAASPWSRPGAGFGAPPPQPGQIGAPGLPDFGLGAGGVPPLGGEALPPLSGTPGRRQPSFGAPGGGQGYSQYPPGLFGGGEEALGAVNHTLPPVGVDTLNADETVYNTPNITPRMPLNYSKWDNLELSDDSDIEEHPNVDKASMVRWKQRDIHEKREQRRLLIAKLKSELELNAELRPRIKAIVTGIADKGVDHYRAVQRRIKENPSPEKPATNAPNQPSYDMMLGQLLGDLWREAAWLVDGDAKVVNGAVVKDGKKVDEKTGEPAWANEANIPESKKELLAQALTERLNWHLDELDRRDVEVKKEIKHEEAEASKKITSEGIHEGFSMSSVNKAVPSPLDDKKKPAAPSSSTKSKTEQTIEVLNPEAASKAAKDEAEDDGDDEDGDVAALTPAARAFVNIPMGDFEKSYEFIKKDSSVLSEKQHDAILLEAFEAERRGDKALAKRCVHQSMLINYCRELGRDGVGLFFQRMISKNPKSIDMFKDDFARTYGHVERRSKELAAESEAAEEREQIQLVAEDPSVKIGFNIPDGPPPAELRIEGEGADQLDMDQVRAFLERKWEIFQGFSPALQAALKTESLDEVNKILGKMKVADAEEVVELLQEGGMLSFSEAGGKNHDRKANNPDFGKVKSSSQKKGEFTLKRVKGENFYRDAKAASRVKMLNGGKAVRDRDGKIIEAAAFQKGEKDALPGRIQPDRRWFGNTRVISQTALDHFRTALSQHKADPYSVLLKRNKLPMGLLQDESKTEGKTVHIVETEPFSDTFGPKAQRKRPRLEAGSLEELGESSTAAHAEPEDAVHLAGDAYHPTTSLIKEPVYAKGTSRRIWGELYKVLDSSDVVIHVLDARDPIGTRCKPVVEYLRKEKAHKHLVYVLNKVDLVPTWVTARWVKHLSLSAPTIAFHASINNSFGKGSLIQLLRQFSVLHSDKKQISVGFIGYPNVGKSSIINTLKKKKVCTVAPIPGETKVWQYITLMRRIYLIDCPGVVPLSAKDSEADTVLKGVVRVENLQMPAEHIPALLERVRSEYIQRTYNLEPREGGWHGEEGAALLLSTIAKKSGKLLKGGEPDQEAAAKMVLNDWIRGKIPFFVPPPARPTKEGPVADEEPVNEASEDTTKVLEEQERALGKLLGEKRVKGVEQPIGKIVTMTKFMGDDARRADDDELMPHVEGNDYEEDAEEMDEDEEEDDEEEDGEDDEEEAVEAEAAELAWEDVFPGDGAGPSKAAASKPAAAAAKPKRKVQFEEEEDEEPVASKKAARMTTNKQKATNYYTTANVKNKNRDRKTPKAPGNERAQRNSLKGRKK; this is translated from the exons ATGTCCTCCAAAGTGCCCGCGTCCGCAACGACCACCGGTACCTCCAAGtcggcggccaagaagaGAGCCAAGAAGGCGGCAAAGGCGGCGTTGGCTACTAGCAACCAGACGtcggctgccgtcgccggACAGGACTCGAGCACCGCTCACTTTCCCTCCGCCTCTGCTGCACTCGACGCAAAGTTTGTCTACACACCAGGCGCCTACCCCGACCCGGCTTctcacgacggcgccagcgccttTTACGAAGAGACCGACCTGCCAACTCCTGCGACAGTGGGCGTGCACGGAGGACCGACACCCGATCAGTTCAGCTTCGCCTCGTACGCCTTTGGCGACCGCAACATTGTGCCGCAGACAAACGGAAGTCCGTTCGGTGGCCTGTCCCAGTCCATCAACATTACCCACGAGGATCTTCTCGAGACTGCCAACGAGCTCTGGAAGAGAATGGGCGAAACAGCTtacggcgaggacgacccgTACTGGTCGTCTCTTCCGACCCATGTGCGCCAGTTCATTAGAGAGGCCATTCCCTTCAATGGGCTGAGCAACTCTTCAACGGACCCCCAGGCGACACAGAAGGACCTGTACGCCATGGCTCAGCGCATCGTTCATGCTGCTAGCCAAGGCATGGGGCTCCAGGGCATGGGCACCAACCTGCTCTCTCAGGTCAACGGCCGTGCCAACCTGCCCTCGAGCATTGCCGAGGACCTGGGCTTCCACCGCCATCCCGACGCTGTCGGCCGTCCAgaggacgactttgacgacgatgaggactTTGACGAGGAGCCAGAACCAGGCTATGCGATGCCAAACGGTGATgcgcccaagaagaagaacaagAAAAAGAAGAAGAAAGGAGCCCAGGTCACAGAGCCTCCACCCACTTcgctcccgccgccagccgttAAGCAGTCGCCCCGACAGCCGGTCCCTCCTCAACCGCCTGTCCACCAACCTGCTCTTAaccccccacctcctccaaTGACTCCCGCCCCCTCTCACCCTCCTCCGAGCTCTCGAGCGGCCGGCAAGCAGCCCATGACCCATGCGCCTGCGACGGCCAACCCACCGGCCCGTTCCGTGCGTGCCGCTGGAAAGGCCCCCGTGTCTGCGACAGCGCATCACACGCACGCGCACCACAACCACGCCCACCCTCCGCCAGCCAAGGCTGTTAACAAGGGCAAAGCCGCGGCGACAGCACAGCCAGCGAAAATCTGGACGACAGCGTCGCCAGAGGAGCGTGACAACATCACACAGTTCTGGCTGGGACTGTCCGAGGATGATCGGCGGGACCTGCTGCGCGTGGAAAAGGACGCAGTCCTTCGTCGAATGAAGGACCAGCAGCGCCATTCCTGCGGTTGTGCCGTCTGTGGCCGGAAGAAGATCAACATCGAGATGGAGCTCGACACGTTGTACGATCACTACTACAACGAGCTCGAAAGATATACGACACACCAGCGGGCAGCGATAACCAACCTCGActgcccgcccccgccaggAGCAGGCCCTTTCCCTGGCAGCGTGGAGCTCGACCCAAGTGGACAGCTGCTCAAACTTGACAACCTTGCGCCAACCTCTAATCAACAGCCGAGTctcgacgagagcgacgagtatgatgacgaggaggagtacgacgacgaggaagagctcgacgacgacgacattgcgTCTGAAGATGCCGAG GACTACCCGCCGCGCAAAGCCCCCTCCAAAACCCAGGCTCCAAAGGCGGATGGCGACGACTTCTTCGGCTTTGGCTCCAGTCTCGCTACCATTAAGGGCGTGATCACGGTTGCCGACGACATGCTCAAGAATGATGGCGCCAAGTTCCTCGAGATGATGGAGCAGCttgccgccaagcgcgcctCCCGAGAGGACATCAACGTCCGCGATCTCCAAGAGGAGACcgatgaggatgatgatgaggacgacaATATCTCCGAAtcgcagcgcgacgaggacggcaagcgcATGTTCTCAATCTTCGCCGCTCGCATGTTCGAGCAGCGTGTCCTGCAGTCATACCGCGAGCGTGTggccaaggagcgcgaggagcagctgctCCGCGAGCttgagatggaggaggagggcaagcgcgccaaggaggagaagaaggcaaAGGAAGCCCAGAggaagaaggacaagaagag GCTCCAGAAGCAGCgccaggacgaggagaaggccactcgcgaggccgcccttgccgaggagcaaCGATTGGCAAAGCTCAAGCACGAAGAGGAAGCCAAGGAGCGCCTCCGGAAGcaagaggaggagcgagccCGTCGTGAAGCCGTCAAGCGCGCTGCCCAGGAAGAGGCCGCACGCAAGGAGGCTGAGCGCCGGAGGCGTCaagacgaggagcgcgctcGTGAAGAGGAGGCCGCACGCAAgaagcgcgagcgtgaggaCAAGAtcaagaaggagcgcgaggcccgcgagcgcgaagcCAAGGAGAAGGAACGCCGCGACAAGGAGGAAAAGGAGCGAAtcgccaaggagaaggccgagaaggagcgtGCAGCCAAGGAAGCCCGtgacaaggccgacaaggagcgcgccgccaagctcgaggaagaGCGCCAGGAGAAGCAGCGTCGTGACGAggccgctcgtcgcgagCGTGATGCTGTTGAGCAGAAGAAGATTATTGCTGCTCAGCAAGCCGCTCGGGagaaggctgccgccgacaaggctGCGGCTGacaaggctgctgctgacaaggctgcggctgctgcgcgtccTCCGACGGGTCCTGCTGCCATGCGCGGCAAGTCTGCGACTACggctccccctcctcctcgcaaCGGCCCGACAcctacctcgacgacgcccgctCTCCACCCGTCTCCCCCTACGCCCTCGAGTTCCCGTCCGGCTCTCGTTCGCCCTCCGCCCAAGACTCCGCAGCCCTTCTACACGCAGCCGGTACCTGCCATGGCGTATGGCGCCCGCTCTGCTGGAGGCCCCTCTGGCACGCCCTTTGTGCAGACGTACGGACGCCCTCCCTTCCCTTCGCAGTCGCCCGTCTTTGCGGCTCCCACTCCGAACGGCCAGGGCCTTCTGCCTCCCGGTTCGctcacgacctcgcccaACGCTGGATCGCGTGGCTTCGGTGCCCCTGGTGGACCTGACGGCGGTTTCGACCTCGCCGGACCCTCTCTTGGTGTCGGCTACCCCGGCGCCAAGGGCACCATGCCCAACAGAGTGTCGTCTGCCGACGATCCGTTCCGCGCCCCCGGTGGACCCGCGCCGAtcggccagcgcgtcgccTCGCAACCTCCATCTCTGTATGGTGATGGCCTCGAACCCGATGCCTTCCACCAGAGCCAGCTCGACCCCATTGCGCCTATCGGACGCCGCCCGACCTTTGACCAGAGCGTCGGTGGCCCCGCGCAGTCGAGCGGGTCTGCTGGCTCCTCGGCTCttcgctcgccctcgcctgcCCAGCCCGACCAGGTGTTCGGCTcagcggcgctcggcgacgacgacgagattgTTCAacctgccgcccgccgcgcgcctcctcccgGCATCCCCGCTGCTCCAGGCGCGTCGTGGGGCAAGATTCCACCGCCCCCCGCACCCGGAGCTGGACGGTGGAGCGCTGCTCCCCCAAGCATCTGGGGTATGGACGGCCCagccgcgtcgccgtggtctcggcccggcgccggctttggcgcacctcctcctcagcctgGGCAGATCGGAGCCCCCGGCCTGCCCGACTTTGGCcttggtgccggcggcgtaccccctctcggcggcgaggccctCCCTCCGCTGTCTGGGACACCTGGACGCCGACAGCCGAGCTTTGGTgcccccggcggcgggcagggTTACAGCCAGTACCCGCCTGGGCTGTTTG GCGGCGGGGAagaggccctcggcgccgttaACCACACCCTGCCAccagtcggcgtcgacacgctcaat GCAGACGAAACGGTATACAATACGCCCAACATTACGCCTAGAATGCCTCTCAACTACTCGAAATGGGACAATCTCGAG TTAAGCGATGATAGCGATATAGAAGAGCACCCTAATGTCGATAAGGCGTCCATGGTCAGGTGGAAGCAGCGCGACATCCACGAGAAGCGCGAGCAGAGGCGCCTCCTcatcgccaagctcaagtCTGAGCTCGAActcaacgccgagctccgcccTCGTATCAAGGCGATCGTCACGGGTATCGCCGACAAGGGGGTGGACCACTACCGTGCCGTGCAGCGTCGTATCAAGGAGAACCCGTCGCCTGAGAAGCCGGCGACCAACGCGCCGAATCAACCTAGTTACGACATGATGCTCGGCCAGCTCCTTGGCGACCtgtggcgcgaggcggctTGGCTTGTCGACGGAGACGCCAAGGTTGTGAAcggtgccgtcgtcaaggacggcaagaaggtcgacgAGAAGACGGGCGAGCCGGCATGGGCCAACGAGGCCAACATCCCTGAGTCCAAGAAGGAGCTCCTGGCCCAGGCGCTTACCGAGCGTCTCAACTGGcaccttgacgagcttgaccgccgcgacgtcgaggtcaagaaggagATCAAGCAcgaggaggctgaggccTCCAAGAAGATTACTAGCGAGGGCATCCACGAAGGCTTCTCGATGAGCAGCGTCAACAAGGCCGTGCCCAGCCCCCTGgacgacaagaagaagcctgccgcgccctcgtcgtccaccaaGAGCAAGACGGAGCAGACGATCGAGGTGCTCAACCCTGAAGCTGCTAGCAAGGctgccaaggacgaggccgaggacgatggcgacgacgaggacggtgaCGTCGCGGCTCTCAcgcccgctgcccgcgccTTCGTCAACATCCCTATGGGCGACTTTGAGAAGTCGTACGAGTTTATCAAGAAGGACTCGTCGGTGCTCTCGGAGAAGCAGCACGACGCGATCCTGCTCGAGGcgttcgaggccgagcgccgtggcgacaaggcgctcgccaagcgcTGCGTGCACCAGTCGATGCTCATCAACTACTGCCGCGAGCTGGGCCGCGACGGTGTCGGGCTCTTCTTCCAGAG GATGATCTCCAAGAACCCCAAGTCCATCGACATGTTCAAGGACGACTTTGCTCGTACCTACGGACACGTGGAGCGCCGCTCCAAGGAGCTGGCGGCCGAGAgtgaggcggccgaggagcgcgagcagatCCAGCTCGTGGCCGAGGACCCGTCCGTCAAGATCGGCTTCAACATCCCCGACGgcccgccccccgccgagctgcgcatcgagggtgagggcgccgaccagctcgacatGGACCAGGTGCGCGCGTTCCTCGAGCGCAAGTGGGAGATCTTCCAGGGCTTCAGCCCCGCGCTCCAGGCCGCGCTCAAGACCGAgagcctcgacgaggtcaacaAGATCCTCGGCAAGATGAAGGTTGCCGATGctgaggaggtcgtcgagctcctccaggAGGGCGGCATGCTCAGCTTCAGCGAGGCTGGC GGAAAGAACCATGACAGGAAGGCCAACAACCCCGACTTTGGCAAGGTcaagtcgtcgtcccagAAGAAGGGCGAGTTCACCCTCAAGCGTGTAAAGG GTGAAAACTTCTACCGCGATGCCaaggcggcgtcgcgcgtgaAGATGCTgaacggcggcaaggcggtgCGCGACCGTGACGGCAAGATcatcgaggccgccgcgttccagaagggcgagaaggaTGCCCTCCCGGGCCGCATCCAACCCGACCGCCGGTGGTTTGGCAACACGCGCGTCATCTCGCAGACTGCGCTCGACCACTTCCGCACCGCTCTCAGCCAGCACAAGGCCGACCCGTACTCTGTGCTCCTGAAGCGCAACAAGCTCCCCATGGGCCTGCTGCAGGACGAGAGCAAGACCGAGGGCAAGACGGTGCACATTGTCGAGACGGAGCCCTTCTCCGACACGTTCGGCCCCAAGGCCCAGCGCAAGCGCCCCCGCCTGGAAGCTGgctcgctcgaggagctcggcgagtcgagcacggccgcccacgccgagcccgaggacgccgtcCACCTCGCTGGCGACGCCTACCACCCGACGACTTCCCTCATCAAGGAGCCCGTCTACGCCAAGGGAACGTCGCGCCGTATCTGGGGAGAGCTGTACAAGGTGCTCGACTCGTCCGACGTGGTTATCCACGTTCTCGACGCCCGTGACCCCATCGGCACCCGCTGCAAGCCTGTTGTCGAGTACCTccgcaaggagaaggcccACAAGCACTTGGTGTACGTGCTCAacaaggtcgaccttgtGCCTACTTGGGTTACT GCTCGCTGGGTCAAGCAcctgtcgctgtcggcgcccACGATCGCGTTCCACGCCTCGATCAACAACTCGTTCGGCAAGGGCTCGCTCATCCAGCTCCTCCGTCAGTTCTCGGTCCTCCACTCGGACAAGAAGCAGATCTCGGTCGGCTTCATTGGCTACCCCAACGTTGGCAAGTCGAGCATTATCAACACgctcaagaagaagaaggtgTGCACTGTTGCTCCTATTCCCGGAGAGACCAAGGTGTGGCAGTACATTACTCTCATGCGCCGCATCTACCTCATCGACTGCCCCGGTGTCGTCCCGCTGTCGGCCAAAGACTCGGAGGCCGACACTGTGCTCAAGGGTGTCGTTCGTGTCGAGAACCTGCAAATGCCTGCCGAGCACATCCCCGCTCTGCTCGAGCGTGTGCGATCCGAGTACATCCAGAGGACGTACAACCTCGAGCCCCGCGAGGGCGGAtggcacggcgaggagggtgctGCCCTCCTGTTGAGCACGATTGCCAAGAAGTCGGGCAAGCTGCTCAAGGGCGGTGAGCCTGACCAGGAGGCGGCCGCGAAGATGGTCCTCAACGACTGGATTCGTGGCAAGATCCCCTTCTTTGTCCCGCCACCAGCGCGGCCCACCAAGGAGGGCcctgtcgccgacgaggagcctGTCAACGAGGCGTCCGAGGACACGaccaaggtgctcgaggagcaggagcgtgCACTTGGCAAGCTCCTTGGCGAGAAGCGCGTCAAGGGTGTCGAGCAACCCATTGGCAAGATTGTCACCATGACCAAGTtcatgggcgacgacgccaggcgggcggacgacgacgagttgatGCCCCATGTCGAGGGCAACGActacgaggaggacgccgaggagatggacgaggatgaggaggaggacgacgaggaggaggatggcgaggacgacgaggaggaggctgtcgaggccgaggccgccgagctcgcgtgGGAGGACGTCTTCCCTGGCGACGGGGCCGGCCCGTCCAAGGCTGCCGCCtccaagcccgccgccgctgccgccaagcccaagcgcAAGGTGCAgttcgaggaggaggaggacgaggagcccgTCGCGTCCAAGAAGGCGGCGCGTATGACGACCAACAAGCAGAAGGCAACCAACTACTACACTACTGCCAACGTCAAGAACAAGAACCGCGACCGCAAGACGCCCAAGGCGCCAGGCAACGAGCGTGCGCAGCGGAACTCTTTGAAGGGACGGAAGAAGTAG
- the MDM12 gene encoding Mitochondrial distribution and morphology protein 12: MSVDIDWSLLASSSSSLSTSLISALNTQLNTAARPSFLGPITVTAFDFGHVGPEVEIKDVRDVWRAFDDGDDEGDAEVEARLADERGVDEFHPPPQPAPARRHRARNGSAASAPPSAFQHTNDDDDRESVYSGLASARNSVASVGIGLGAAAVVNLRRGARLRPPATPPRVSPLYAPPTHQGSRVHAPSSPPPSPPARPAGLENARANPLPSVQIHLRIDHAADLTLALLTTLQVNYPSKLFMALPLKLVITGLTLAADVVLAYSGPKHRVHVTIVDSDEGGSTPAGQRILPHLHIESEIGSSDAHVLRNVGKVERFIVDVVRKTLVDELVFPNFHTIAL, from the coding sequence ATGTCAGTCGACATCGACTGGTCGCTCctcgcgtcctcctcgtcgtccctcTCAACCTCGCTCATAAGCGCGCTCAACACACAGCTCAACACGGCCGCGCGGCCCTCCTTCCTCGGCCCAATAACAGTCACCGCCTTTGACTTTGGGCACGTCgggcccgaggtcgagatcaAGGACGTGCGGGATGTCTGGCGGGCCTtcgacgacggggacgacgagggcgacgccgaggtcgaggcgcggctcgccgacgagcgcggcgtcgacgagttcCACCCGCCCCCCCAACCGGCCCCGGCCAGGCGGCACCGCGCACGGAACGGCTCAGCggcgtccgcgccgcccagcgccttCCAGCacaccaacgacgacgacgaccgcgagtCGGTCTACTCTGGcctcgcgagcgcgcgcaacTCGGTCGCGAGCGTCGGcatcgggctcggcgcggccgccgtcgtgaaCCTCCGGCGCGGGGCACGGCTGcggccgccagcgacgccgccgcgcgtgtcCCCGCTCTACGCGCCCCCGACGCACCAGGGCTCGAGGGTACatgcgccgtcgtcgccaccgccgagcccgcccgcgcgcccggcAGGTCTGGAgaacgcgcgcgccaaccccctccccagcGTGCAGATCCACCTGCGGATAGACCACGCAGCGGacctcacgctcgcgctcttgACTACACTGCAGGTCAACTACCCGTCCAAGCTGTTCATGGCGCTGCCCCTCAAGCTCGTGATTACGGGCCTGACGCTCGCTGCGGATGTCGTCCTCGCGTACTCGGGCCCCAAGCACCGCGTGCACGTCACCAtcgtcgacagcgacgagggcggctcCACGCCGGCCGGGCAGCGCATCCTCCCCCACTTGCATATCGAGAGCGAGATTGGCAGCTCCGACGCCCACGTCCTGCGCAacgtcggcaaggtcgagcgcTTCATCGTCGACGTGGTGAGGAAaaccctcgtcgacgagctcgtcttTCCAAATTTCCACACCATTGCGTTGTAG
- the nuo9.5 gene encoding NADH-ubiquinone oxidoreductase 9 subunit yields MASVYRYLQRLSHESPVIVWALGLGFLGPAMVVTVPPIRKHLGWTPAERIPTTFPLPDRARRPVSGFEDPKN; encoded by the exons ATGGCGTCCGTCTACCGCTACCTG CAACGCCTCAGCCACGAGTCGCCCGTCATCGTCTgggccctcggcctcggcttcctcg GCCCCGCCATGGTCGTCACCGTGCCCCCTATCCGCAAGCACCTTGGCTGGACCCCCGCCGAGCGCATCCCCACGACCTTCCCTC TTCCCGACCGTGCCCGCCGACCAGTCTCGGGCTTCGAGGACCCCAAGAACTAG
- the DBP10 gene encoding ATP-dependent RNA helicase DBP10: MATQNTFKADWIPSQNDASQTQTSAKRKSAASWQQLGLSPQMTRALGLRGFKQPTPIQRMAIPSALENPPRDILGMARTGSGKTLAYLIPMLQRLGTRREPHGIRCLILCPSRELAVQILKAGKDLSRSLAGTDKSSALRWSVIMGGESLDQQFEKISEKPDIVIATPGRFLHIVVEMDLDLRGLDMVIYDEADRLFEMGFEVQLREILHRLPASRHSLLFSATLPSSLAEFAKAGLNNPNFIRLDTEHRISPSLKTAFVWTKPDEKDAALLILLRDAIGISMSSEVVSNRQKAIIFASTKHHVEYLQTLLSAAGYRASFIYGSLDQAARQQQLRQFRSDDTDLLVVTDVAARGIDIPSMGHVINFDFPSSPRVFVHRVGRTARAGQEGSAWTIVTKEDLPFLLDLEVFLDRPITGNKDVFGAAPRESLETAMEYIQNGLEEAEPQLPSLREVMKRGQSMFERSRSKASREAYRKAKAIVADLSHGPMVVLPVLQSETGSEPAESSQLRERLLESVQDYRPPETIFEIGSRGKQPAAQLMQQRRLLLSKHRADRRVLQVDDNDDAMETVSHSRGKRLSL; the protein is encoded by the exons ATGGCAACACAAAACACCTTCAAGGCAGATTGGATTCCGTCACAGAATGACGCGTCTCAGACTCAGACCTCAGCAAAGCGCaagtcggcggcctcctggCAACAGCTCG GCCTGTCACCTCAGATGACAAGGGCCTTGGGACTGCGAGGGTTCAAGCAGCCTACACCCATCCAGAGGATGGCAATCCCAAGCGCTCTTGAAAATCCTCCAAGAGACATTTTGGGCATGGCTCGAACGGGATCGGGCAAAACCTTGGCCTATCTCATCCCAATGCTGCAACGACTTGGTACGCGGCGTGAGCCCCATGGCATCCGCTGCTTGATTCTATGCCCGAGCCGAGAACTTGCCGTCCAGATTCTGAAGGCAGGGAAGGACCTCTCACGAAGCCTTGCAGGAACCGACAAGTCGTCGGCACTCCGCTGGTCGGTGATCATGGGCGGAGAATCACTAGATCAACAGTTTGAGAAGATTTCAGAGAAACCGGATAT CGTCATTGCTACTCCGGGTCGATTCTTGCATATTGTGGTGGAAATGGACCTCGATCTGCGGGGCTTGGACATGGTGATCTACGACGAGGCCGATCG TCTATTCGAGATGGGCTTCGAAGTTCAACTTCGAGAGATTCTTCACCGCCTGCCAGCTAGCCGTCATAGCTTGTTGTTTTCAGCGACACTTCCCTCGTCTCTGGCTGAGTTTGCGAAGGCTGGGCTCAACAACCCTAACTTCATCCGATTGGACACGGAGCACCGTATCAGTCCCTCGCTCAAAACTGCATTTGTCTGGACGAAACCAGATGAGAAGGACGCGGCACTTCTTATCCTGCTTCGCGATGCCATCGGCATCTCGATGTCATCGGAGGTCGTGAGCAACCGACAGAAAGCCATCATCTTCGCCTCCACAAAGCATCACGTCGAATATCTCCAGACTCTGCTCTCGGCGGCAGGATACCGTGCATCGTTCATCTATGGCTCCCTGGACCAAGCTGCTCGCCAGCAGCAACTACGCCAATTCAGGAGCGATGACACCGACCTCCTCGTGGTTACCGATGTTGCGGCACGAGGCATCGACATCCCGTCAATGGGGCATGTCATCAACTTTGACTTCCCTTCCAGTCCACGTGTTTTCGTCCATCGAGTCGGACGCACCGCTCGTGCTGGGCAGGAAGGATCGGCTTGGACGATAGTCACCAAAGAAGACCTGCCTTTCCTTCTCGATCTCGAGGTCTTTTTGGACCGCCCGATAACAGGCAATAAGGACGTGTTCGGTGCCGCTCCCCGCGAGTCCCTGGAAACGGCGATGGAGTACATTCAAAACGGCCTCGAAGAGGCTGAACCTCAGCTACCTTCTCTTCGGGAGGTCATGAAGCGCGGACAGAGCATGTTCGAGAGGTCACGTTCAAAGGCAAGCCGGGAAGCCTACCGGAAGGCAAAGGCCATCGTGGCTGATCTGTCACATGGACCCATGGTTGTCCTCCCAGTTTTGCAGAGCGAGACTGGCAGTGAGCCTGCGGAGTCCAGCCAACTTCGAGAGCGACTCCTCGAATCCGTCCAGGACTATCGACCCCCTGAGACCATCTTTGAGATTGGCTCGCGTGGGAAGCAGCCGGCAGCCCAGCTCATGCAGCAACGCCGACTACTCCTTTCGAAACATCGAGCAGACCGACGGGTCTTGCAGGTGGATGACAATGACGATGCAATGGAGACAGTGAGTCATTCCCGCGGCAAGCGGCTGAGCCTATAG